The Pseudomonas cucumis sequence GGGTGCTCCTTGCCGGGGCGGCGATGTTCAAAGGGATTCGGTGCATGCCGGCCAGTGCTGGCAGCAGGGTTGCGATCAGGCCCATCAACATCAGCGCGAAATACAGCGCCGGGCTGATGAGCTGTTGTTGCAGCAGCAGGTTGAGAAAGACGATCTCGCTCAAGCCGCGAATATTCAGTAAAAGGCTTTCCCGCCAGCGACTGGCACCTTCAAACGAGGCGCCGGCCCAGCCGAGGCCCAGCCAGTTGCCCAACAGTTTGCTGGCGATAGGCAGCACCAGGAGCGCGGCCAGTTGCATACCGCCGAGACTGTCGATGGCGCTGTGCACGTTGATCTGCACGATGCCGAACGTGAGGATCAGCGGGATGGCGATCCAGGTCTGCAAACGGTTCATCCACGCCGCCGACAATGGCAGCACCAATGGCACCTTGAGCGCGGCCATACACAGCAGATAGCCGATGCCGAAAATCAGCGCATTGAGTTTGAAGTGTTCGGCGACCACCAGCAGCGCGAAGAAGCAGCCGCTGTGCAGCAAGGGTTGGCGCAACCCGGCCAGTCGCAGCAACAACGGCAGACAGGCGCCGGCCAGCGGCAGCAAGAGGCTGCTCAGGTGCAGGCTCCCCTGGGCGAACGCGAACAGAGTCCAGCAGGTCAGGTCGATCAGGATCGCGGTCTGCACCAGGCGTCGGGTGGCAGCGGGCGGGTAGTTGATGTGGCGCAGGTACAGATACAACACCGGAATCGCGGTGATGGCGAACAGCAGGCCGACCGCCAGCGAGCTGATCCACGGCTGCGGCGGCAACAGCCAGACCGCAGTCACGAGCCCGCAGGCAAACGGAATGCAGAAACTCGGCAAGGCGATTTTCAGGCTCTGGCGTTCCAGTCGCAGGTCGATCACGTCGCTGAGGATGTGCCCCAGCAGTAAGGCAAAGCTCAGGCTGTAGAGGTTCTTCAGCCAATCCGGAGCGATCAGATCGGCGCCGCTCAGGTGCCAGCCCGGTTCGATCCAGAAGTACATCAGCAGCGGCAGGCCGAAGGTCGCCAGCAGCAACTGGCTGACGATCGGAATCAGACCGAAATGACGGCCGACGCGAGTGGCCACGGCGAACAACACCAGGGCCATCAACCAGAACGCAGCGACCATCATGCTGCCGGCTCCACGACCGGGGCGGCATGGACTTGGCGTCCGGCCCACGGCGCCAGGATGAAACTGAACGCCAGGCCAAGGCTCACCGACAAGCCGAAGTTGCTCACCGCCGGCGTGCTGGACACCGCCAGCAGGCCGAACGACAGCCAAGTGGTCACCGCTGCCAGTAAGGTGCCCAGCAGGCTCGCCGCGGCGCCACCTATCTGTTCGCGCATGAGGATCGCGTAATCGACGCTGATGGCCGTCACTAGCAGCAGGCCGAACAGGCTGAACAGCGTCAGCGGCTGACCGAGCCAACCGAGGCTTGCCAGACTGCACAGGGCCGCCAGCAACGGCAGAGAGACGATTCGCAGCGCGCCACCGAAACCGAATGGCAGGATCAGCACCAGCACGATCAGCACGCAGGAAGCGAGTTTCAATTCAGCGGCGCTGATTTGAGTGGCGGCGAAAACCTCGTTCAGTTCGCCGAGGCGGTCCACCAGTTGCACACCTGGCAAGTCCAGTGCCTGGACCCGCAACAGCGTGGGATTGTTCAAGCCTTGCAGGCTGACCATCGCCGCCACGCCATCATCGGTCGGCCCCAGCCACAGGGTGCGGTAGGGCTCGGCCAATGGGCCGGCCAGCGCTGCGTCGATGTCTTCGGTGGGCAGCGCCCGCAACGTTGCCAACTCTGCTTGCAACGCGGCGGCTGGCACGCCGAGGTCGAGCAACGGTTGCCAGAACTGCGGTAGCTTGCTCAGTGCTTCACGCACTTTGCGCTGTTCGCTTGGCTGGCTGACCAGTTGATTGAGCGACAGATAGCCCTGAAGTTTTTCCAGATTGACCAACTGATCCAGACGCTCGCTCAGTGCCGTCAGGCGTTCGAGCAACTCCTGCTGATTGGCCGCGCGCACCAGGAAGAACTGGCTGGTGGGTTGATAGCCGGTGATGCGCGCAATGGTCTGGGCTTCGTCAGTCAGTTGCTGCGGCGTGCCGATCCATTGGCGAATGTCGTTTTTGCTCTGCAACTGCAACAGACCGCCGACACAGAAGGCGATCAGCAGCGCCAGCAGCACCGGCGTGCGCAAGTATTTCAGCAGCGATTCACGCAGCTCCAGCAACTTCTCGGCGATGCGCATCGGCCATTGCGCCGGCCGCAGATCCACGCCCTTGAGCAGCGCCGGCAGCAGGCACACTGCCGACAGGTAGGCGCCCACCAGACCGGCAGCGGAGAACACGG is a genomic window containing:
- a CDS encoding cation:proton antiporter → MMVAAFWLMALVLFAVATRVGRHFGLIPIVSQLLLATFGLPLLMYFWIEPGWHLSGADLIAPDWLKNLYSLSFALLLGHILSDVIDLRLERQSLKIALPSFCIPFACGLVTAVWLLPPQPWISSLAVGLLFAITAIPVLYLYLRHINYPPAATRRLVQTAILIDLTCWTLFAFAQGSLHLSSLLLPLAGACLPLLLRLAGLRQPLLHSGCFFALLVVAEHFKLNALIFGIGYLLCMAALKVPLVLPLSAAWMNRLQTWIAIPLILTFGIVQINVHSAIDSLGGMQLAALLVLPIASKLLGNWLGLGWAGASFEGASRWRESLLLNIRGLSEIVFLNLLLQQQLISPALYFALMLMGLIATLLPALAGMHRIPLNIAAPARSTRANS
- a CDS encoding MMPL family transporter, with translation MTLPSERMLPRLFLILLLAVLALAGWQWRDGAPLSANLMELVPGTAPDALELRAEQRMQEPLNREMLVLVGHKDRQQAIAMAQKLGEQWQASGVFEKVKWNLQADLPAVRTQLLQGRLAMLSAADRQQLIEHPDAFIQQRVQALFDPFTGFSLVPSQDDWLGLTGRIQNSQPQHGSVQLDIGSGALVADADGKSWVMLRARTVGNAFDMNLPLQVADLLQHSREEAARSDVQLLAASGLLYAASGQRQAAREMTWVGGGATVGILLLLLLAFRRWRVLLAFVPVLVGMLFGAVACVALFGHMHVMTLVLGSSLIGVAVDYPLHYLSKSWSLKPWHSWPALHLTLPGLTLSLITSCIGYLALAWTPFPALTQIAVFSAAGLVGAYLSAVCLLPALLKGVDLRPAQWPMRIAEKLLELRESLLKYLRTPVLLALLIAFCVGGLLQLQSKNDIRQWIGTPQQLTDEAQTIARITGYQPTSQFFLVRAANQQELLERLTALSERLDQLVNLEKLQGYLSLNQLVSQPSEQRKVREALSKLPQFWQPLLDLGVPAAALQAELATLRALPTEDIDAALAGPLAEPYRTLWLGPTDDGVAAMVSLQGLNNPTLLRVQALDLPGVQLVDRLGELNEVFAATQISAAELKLASCVLIVLVLILPFGFGGALRIVSLPLLAALCSLASLGWLGQPLTLFSLFGLLLVTAISVDYAILMREQIGGAAASLLGTLLAAVTTWLSFGLLAVSSTPAVSNFGLSVSLGLAFSFILAPWAGRQVHAAPVVEPAA